GTCCGGTGCATTGCTGCACGCAGCATATTTCTCATTCATGCTTTCCGTACCGCGATAATCGCTCCAGGGGCCGCCCGCGAAGATGTTCGTCGCGGTGTTGATGGCATCCATTCCCAGCGGGTGTGATGCCTGGTCGAGATAGGCTCTTTCACCGACGCAAATTGTATTTGACGTGCCATCGGTGACGTCCCGCATCTGATAGACGCGGTTGACGCCGAAAATGCCGCGATTTGTCGGCCACATTGTTGTCACCGAGCCGTTGTTCTGCACGACCCCTTCTCCATCAAAGATCCCGACATAGTTACCGTTAATGGCATAACCCATCACCGCGTAGTCGGTGGGACACTTGTAGAGTTCGGGAATCCGGTATTTGAAGTCGCTGTAGTCATAAGAGTAGGTGTAGTAGTTATACGACTGCCCTTTGATGTCGAGAGTTGTCACCGCCTTGCCGTCGAGCTTTTCGGCAACCGCATCGTACATTCCCTTCTGCTCCAGGAACGGTAGCAGCTTCATCGGCCAGCCGAGTCCGGCCACTTGACCGCCTGCCAGAGTCGAGGGACTGACGACGCCTGGGGGAAAGGTATTGAAGGCATCGTGATAGTTGTGCAGGGCCAGGCCAAACTGCTTCAAATTGTTCTTGCACTGCGAGCGACGAGCCGCTTCTCGCGCCTGTTGGACTGCTGGCAAAAGGAGCGAGACGAGGATCGCGATGATCGCAATGACCACCAGCAATTCAATTAGGGTGAAGCCTCTGTTTCGAGGTCGATAATGAGTCATGGAAGGTCTCCGCTTGTCTGCAAGTGTGATCGAAAGGAATTCAATAGATGTCGATGCCGCGTTGGGTCCGCGGCGCGATTTGCCGCACATCACAGGAAGTGGCGGTGATGGCCAAACTCGCTGTGCATCGCGATCAGGATTAGAAATCGGGCACAGCGGTGCGGGTGCGGACTGTCGAGGCTCCGCTCAGCGTGTTTTTGTCAATATTTTCACTGACAAACTTCACCGCCCCGTCGCCCATCGCGAAGTGGGCTCCGCCGACGTGTGCGCTTGAGGCGCCAAGCTCTTGAGAATTCAGCATCACGAACTGGCCGTGAATGGTGAAGTGATTGTTGTACTGACCTGTCTGCGTCGTCGCTCCGATGCAGCCGTCGACCGAACCGGTAATTGTCCGGGTGTAAGGCCAGCCGGTATACGACGTGTTGCCCTGGTAGCCACGGAAGATGCCCAGCCAGGTGGTCGGCATCGTCTGGTTACGCTCACCCAGCATCAAC
This window of the Planctomicrobium piriforme genome carries:
- a CDS encoding DUF1559 domain-containing protein → MTHYRPRNRGFTLIELLVVIAIIAILVSLLLPAVQQAREAARRSQCKNNLKQFGLALHNYHDAFNTFPPGVVSPSTLAGGQVAGLGWPMKLLPFLEQKGMYDAVAEKLDGKAVTTLDIKGQSYNYYTYSYDYSDFKYRIPELYKCPTDYAVMGYAINGNYVGIFDGEGVVQNNGSVTTMWPTNRGIFGVNRVYQMRDVTDGTSNTICVGERAYLDQASHPLGMDAINTATNIFAGGPWSDYRGTESMNEKYAACSNAPDFGACVTPVYAEWFAYRTANPAGYSSFSSLHGTGITNALTIDGGVRTLSIATLDANIFRNIQNRNDGNIVGEF